The Streptomyces aurantiacus genome includes a region encoding these proteins:
- a CDS encoding NAD(P)/FAD-dependent oxidoreductase gives MVDADQTFVIVGGGLSGAKAAETLRAEGFTGRVILICDERDHPYERPPLSKGYLLGKEERDSVFVHEPAWYARNDVELHLGQTVDAIDRTAKTVRFGDDGTLVHYDKLLLVTGAEPRRLDIPGTDLAGVHHLRRLAHAERLKHVLAALGRDNGHLVIAGAGWIGLEIAAAAREYGAEVTVVEPEATPLHSVLGPELGQLFAELHREHGVRFHFGARLTEITGQDGMVLAARTDDGEEHPAHDVLAAIGAAPRTALAEAAGLEIADRAHGGGIAVDEQLRTSDPDIYAAGDVAAFPHTLFGTRLRVEHWANALNGGPAAARAMLGRETTYDRVPYFFSDQYDVGLEYSGWAPPGTYDQVVIRGDAAKREFIAFWVKEGRVLAGMNVNVWDVTEPIQQLIRSGAQVDTEALADPHVALDSLVP, from the coding sequence GTGGTCGACGCAGATCAGACATTCGTCATCGTCGGAGGAGGCCTGTCCGGCGCCAAGGCGGCCGAGACGCTCCGGGCGGAGGGCTTCACCGGCCGCGTGATACTGATCTGCGACGAGCGCGACCACCCGTACGAACGCCCTCCGCTGTCCAAGGGCTACCTGCTCGGCAAGGAGGAGCGCGACAGCGTCTTCGTCCACGAGCCCGCCTGGTACGCGCGCAACGACGTCGAGCTGCACCTCGGCCAGACCGTCGACGCGATCGACCGCACCGCGAAGACCGTCCGCTTCGGCGACGACGGCACGCTCGTCCACTACGACAAGCTGCTGCTCGTCACCGGCGCCGAACCGCGCCGCCTGGACATCCCGGGCACCGACCTCGCCGGAGTCCACCACCTGCGGCGCCTCGCCCACGCGGAGCGCCTCAAGCACGTCCTGGCCGCCCTCGGCCGTGACAACGGCCATCTGGTCATCGCCGGCGCCGGCTGGATCGGGCTGGAGATCGCCGCGGCCGCCCGCGAGTACGGCGCCGAGGTCACCGTCGTCGAGCCCGAGGCGACCCCGCTGCACTCGGTCCTCGGCCCCGAGCTCGGCCAGCTCTTCGCCGAACTGCACCGCGAGCACGGCGTCCGCTTCCACTTCGGCGCCCGGCTCACCGAGATCACCGGCCAGGACGGCATGGTCCTGGCGGCCCGCACCGACGACGGCGAGGAGCACCCCGCGCACGACGTCCTCGCCGCGATCGGCGCCGCACCGCGCACCGCGCTCGCCGAGGCGGCGGGCCTGGAGATCGCCGACCGCGCGCACGGCGGCGGTATCGCGGTCGACGAGCAGCTGCGCACCTCCGACCCGGACATCTACGCCGCCGGTGACGTGGCCGCCTTCCCGCACACCCTGTTCGGCACCCGGCTGCGCGTCGAGCACTGGGCGAACGCGCTCAACGGCGGCCCGGCGGCGGCCCGAGCGATGCTGGGCCGCGAAACGACGTACGACAGGGTGCCCTATTTCTTCTCCGACCAGTACGACGTGGGGCTCGAGTACTCGGGCTGGGCACCCCCGGGGACGTACGACCAAGTGGTGATCCGGGGAGACGCGGCCAAGCGGGAGTTCATCGCCTTCTGGGTGAAGGAGGGCCGTGTGCTGGCCGGGATGAACGTGAATGTGTGGGACGTCACAGAACCGATCCAACAGCTGATCCGGTCGGGGGCACAGGTGGACACGGAGGCACTCGCGGACCCGCACGTCGCGCTCGACAGTCTGGTCCCGTGA